One segment of Pontibacter akesuensis DNA contains the following:
- a CDS encoding DUF72 domain-containing protein, translated as MAAIPNLYIGTSGWSYRWQEVLYPPELKSAERLPFYATRFDATEINSSFYHFTMAKTIEKWLASTPEHFRFAPKLHQEVTHKQKFVDIEEPLDKFMSRYLLMGPRLGPVLVQIAASFRYNRLVAESFYRTLREKYPMQDFALEARHVSWFSEESLELLREYKITLVIASAGKRFAGTEATTTNTAYLRLHGDERLYSSAYSDEKLERYAYMIKDWLEDKKEVWVFFNNTIQGHAVTDADKLRGMVQHLK; from the coding sequence ATGGCAGCTATTCCTAACCTATACATTGGCACATCCGGCTGGAGTTACCGCTGGCAGGAAGTGCTGTATCCACCCGAGTTAAAATCCGCGGAACGACTCCCGTTTTATGCCACCCGCTTCGATGCCACCGAAATAAACAGCAGTTTTTACCATTTCACCATGGCCAAAACCATCGAGAAGTGGCTGGCCAGCACGCCTGAGCACTTCCGGTTTGCGCCGAAGCTACACCAGGAGGTGACGCACAAGCAGAAATTTGTGGATATAGAGGAGCCCCTGGATAAGTTCATGTCGCGCTACCTGCTGATGGGGCCGCGGCTGGGTCCGGTGCTCGTGCAGATCGCCGCCAGTTTCCGCTACAACCGGCTGGTGGCTGAGTCGTTTTACAGGACGCTTCGGGAGAAGTACCCAATGCAGGACTTTGCCCTGGAGGCACGGCACGTTTCCTGGTTTAGCGAAGAATCGCTGGAGCTGTTGCGGGAATATAAAATAACGCTGGTGATAGCGAGCGCAGGCAAGCGCTTTGCCGGCACAGAGGCTACCACCACCAATACAGCTTACCTGCGGCTACATGGCGATGAGCGGCTGTATTCCTCAGCTTACTCTGATGAGAAACTGGAGCGGTACGCCTACATGATCAAAGATTGGCTGGAGGATAAAAAAGAAGTATGGGTGTTTTTTAACAACACCATACAGGGCCATGCGGTAACGGATGCCGACAAATTACGCGGAATGGTACAGCATTTAAAATAA
- a CDS encoding J domain-containing protein produces MSLQKYEPQPDKRLNLLEKEIAALEAELSQAEREVNTFVVQIRSRLHVQLNRLHELADLYRQQKKAKMAKRLAQKKKGKNYREPQGIQKTETGLQEKSTPATASQQELKRLYKDAIRLVHPDKFVNEEADKSERATALTVQLNDLYESGDLDELKGFYEHIISGNAMSHVAYKPGTAANPAAMLAFLQKKKQELEQALQEAKSSQLYTVLTTYPQPETFIAEVAQQFEERIKLLEKRTRKARK; encoded by the coding sequence ATGTCGCTGCAGAAATACGAGCCACAGCCAGACAAGCGGCTAAACCTGCTGGAAAAGGAAATTGCCGCCCTCGAAGCCGAGCTAAGCCAGGCGGAGCGGGAGGTAAATACCTTTGTGGTGCAGATCCGCAGCAGGCTCCACGTGCAACTAAACCGCCTGCACGAGTTGGCCGACTTGTACCGGCAGCAGAAGAAAGCTAAAATGGCAAAGCGGCTGGCGCAGAAAAAGAAAGGAAAGAATTACCGGGAGCCGCAGGGAATTCAGAAAACAGAAACCGGCCTGCAGGAAAAAAGCACCCCGGCCACGGCCAGCCAGCAGGAGCTGAAACGGCTCTATAAAGATGCGATCCGCCTTGTGCACCCCGACAAATTTGTAAATGAGGAGGCTGACAAAAGTGAGCGGGCCACCGCTCTGACGGTGCAGTTGAACGATCTGTATGAAAGCGGAGATCTGGACGAGTTGAAAGGCTTTTACGAACACATCATCAGCGGCAATGCCATGTCGCATGTGGCGTATAAGCCGGGCACAGCAGCGAACCCGGCCGCTATGCTGGCCTTTCTGCAAAAGAAGAAGCAGGAGCTGGAACAGGCGCTGCAGGAAGCTAAATCATCCCAACTCTACACCGTGCTCACCACCTATCCACAGCCCGAGACCTTTATAGCCGAAGTGGCCCAGCAGTTTGAGGAGCGGATAAAGCTGCTGGAGAAACGCACCCGCAAAGCAAGGAAATAA